The genomic window AATTTACCATTCGGAGAAACCATGCTGGAGCAGATGGACGGATCATACAATAATCCATATAAGTTCAACGCAAAAGAATTAGATGAAGATACAGGACTTTATTATTATGGAGCTAGGTATTATAATCCGAGGTTGAGTATTTGGTATGGAGTGGATCCATTGGCGATTTATAATCCTGTAATGGAAAGGCAGTTTTATGGAGATTGACAGCATAATGAAGGAGTGTATTTTTGGGGGAATCTCAATCCATATATTTATACTTATCAAAACCCAATAAGGTACATTGACCCGAATGGAAAACAAGTTGACACGACTAATGGAAAAACGACCAATATTGAAGGTATTTCTATTGCTGCCTATTCTAAAAAATTTAAAAATGATTTTAAAATAATGCATTGACCAGGTAATAGTATGGTTTACATAATCGATCAATTAAAACCAAGAAATGGTCATCAAATACCTCTTGGCTCAAGAAGATATAAGATAAATTTATTGCTTAAAGGGGACGGGGATTCAAATCAGCAGCTATTTTACATTTATAATAGAGGGCCTTGGCAAAATACAGACACCCAAGGACCATATAAAGGGTATTATAGTATTGGAGATTCATATAATATTTCGTCTGATTCAAACTCTTTAGAAGGTCATAACGAATTCTTAGGTAATTTAGGTGCCTCATTAAAAAATGCACCTGATATGAGTGTGTCTATTACAGGAATGATGACTGGTAATTCAGGTGATGCAGGTGCAACTGACTCTGCATTAAAAAGAGCTAAGACAATAAAGGATGCGCTTGTTAACTTTGGGGCTTCACAAGACCAAATTAATATTGGCTCTCCAGTTGGTGACCAATCTGAGAACTCTACCCAAATAAAAGTAAATGCTACTTTTAATGTCCCTGATCTACCTATAAAGAAAAGTCAAATTATTAATGTAAATAAATCAAAGCTATGAAATTATTGTTTTTAATGACTTTGTTACCAATCCATTTCTTTTGTCAAAAAAAGGATACAATTGATAATAATCAATTATCCTTATATTACAATTCACATAATAAGCTTTATAGAGTTGTTAACACACAAACAGGCAAGGATTTTGAAGGTTGGGGAAAGTTTGAATCCTATGATGGGAGTGAGTATAGATATTATAAAAATAATAAATTAATATATACAGACCTTAGAGATTTTAAAAATAGAATCATAAAAAGGGAAATCATCTGTGCCCAAGATAACAAATGCTTAGAAGTATACGAATATTATGATAATAATATAAAAACACCCAAAAGAAAATATTTTCTCTGTTTTTACGAAAATAGTAACGAAGAATCAGAAGAAAAAAAATGCAAGGAATATTATGAATATTACAGGAATGGACAAATTAAAATAAAAGGCCAATATCAAGGTGATAAAGAGGTAGGAATATGGATTTATTTTGATGATAAAGGGAAAATTAATGAAAAAATTATTAAGACAAAATAGTAGTTTTCATGGCTTATCGATTGTATTTTTAATAGTCTAGAAATGGATAAACCACTGCGCTCCGCAGTGGTTTATTATTTAATTATAAAAAATTATAATCTCATAAAATATTAACTCAAAATTTCATCTGGTAATAATATCAATAAACAGCTACTATTTTAAGACAATTTTTATTCTTTTGTTAAAAATATAAAAGAATTCAACAAGAATGTGTGAGTAAAATAATTTAAATAGGGAGTTATATAATATACCTTTTGATCTTTCAGAACTGAAAATTACTAAAAGAACTAAAATATGGCGCCAATTCTATTAAAATGGCGCCATTTATTAATTTGTAACCTTAACGAGAATATATTCAAACACTTTTATAGATGATTTGGTTCGCTTAAGTCAAATTAAAAATCATTAACAATCCCTAAATTTTACCAAATAATTTCTTCTAGTTTTTGTTTAATTCAATTTAATTTCTAAAATATTAACAGTAAATATTGGAAGAGTAAGTCTTCAATTGTATGTTTCTATCTAATAACCAAGACAAGAAAAATTGAATCATTTTTGAACGTTTTATGTTGTCTAAATTATCCAAAACTCCCTTTAATTTTATTAAGAGGGTAATCTTTTTTGATTACCCTCTTACCATAAATAGTTGTTTTACTACCCGCATAGCTCGCATGGCTGAGTTGGGCATAATACAACAACATTATTTTCACACACTACACAAGCACCATTCCAAAAATCTGTAGCACCATTTGTAGCACACCCACAACCAAGACACCAAGCTCCCCCTTTAATTGTTCTTAAATTCTCTCTTGATAGTTTTTTTAAATTTTTCATAAAAAATTATTTTTTTTAGTTTTTTCCTACTCTCTTATAGCTTTTCGGATAACGCTTTTAATTAGATTTAAATATAAAAATAATTCTGACATTGATGAATTATTTTTCACATTTAATTGCCTAATCCAGTTGATTTTTAACAGTCTATAATATTCTCCTTTTAAAGCTACGAATTTTGCATAATTTCCTTCTTCCACAACTTTTCCTTTATCAAGAACAATAATTTTATCGGCATAATTTTACAGTTGATAATCTGTGAGCAATTATAATGGCTGCCTTTCTTTTAAAAAACTGTTCAAGGTTTTCCAGGTTCAATACATTATAGAAAAAAAAATAAAAATTGAAGATCCCGGTGGAAGGGTTTTGTGTAATGGTCGGTTTCCACTTCGAGGTCTTCTGTCTTATCCAAAATGTGGAAAGAATCTTACTGCAAGCGGTGCTAAAGGGAAGTCAAAAACTTATTACTACTATCACTGTCATTACAAGTATGGTTTAGATTTGATTCTGACAAGTTAAATGAACTGTTTGAGCTTGAAATTTCTAAACTGGAATACAATCCAATCATCAAAGGCTTGATGAAAGAAATACTATTAGACAATTATAAACAATTTACTTTTAATATTGATTCGAAAAGAAAATCTATTTCAAAAGAGATTAATTTACTTAATGAAAAAGTTGCCAATGAAAGAGATAAATATCTGTCTGATAAGTTGGACAAAGATGATTATAAGGAAATAAAAATGCTCACAAAAACCAAATCGAACAGTTAGAATTGGAACTTCAGCATATTGTTTCAGAAAGTAAAGAACTTGACATCAAGACAAAAATAGAAAACGCCCTTGATTCAATGGAAAACCTCGCAAACCTTTACCAGCAGGGTGATCTGATAACAAAAAGAACGATCGGGTGTTTGATATTTCCCCAAAAAGTTGAATTTGACGGAAAAAGTTTTCAAACACCTAAAATGAATATTGTCGCTCAGTGTATCTATCAGTATAACAGTGGATTAGAAAATAAAAAAAGCCGACATAAGAGAGTGAAATCTTCAAATGTCGGTCTTGTGACCTCGACAGGATTCAAACCTGTAACCTTCTGAGCCGTAATCAGATGCGCTATTCAGTTGCGCCACGAGGCCGTTGTTTAATGGTTTGCAAATATAGCACTTTTTTCTTTTCTTTGAAAGATGAAATCAAGAATTTTACTATTAACCGCGTTTTTGACGCTAACGTCTTGTAAAAGAGAACAAAAAATTTCGGCCCCAGAGGCGGTTTCTGTTTCCAGTTTGGTACAGTATCAGGAAAATCAGGGAGGAGTACATCTAAAATCGGGAAATTTCACTTATGATATTAAGAAAAATCAGATTCCGTTTAAGAAGATTATCCTGCTGAATGCGAGTATGGCAGGCTATATCGGCGAACTGCATGCGGAAAATCTGATCATCGGAGTTTCGAGTCCGGAATATATTTATTCTGATAAAATTCAGAACTTATTGAAACAGGGAAAAATCCAGAATGTCGGCAGCGAACAGAAATACGATGTCGAAAAAATCATTTCCCTGAAGCCGGATGCCATTTTTACCAACCATATCGCCAGTTTCGACAACACCTACCAACTGTTTAAAAACAATGGGATCCAGGTAATTTTCTTGGATGAATATCTGGAACAGAACCCGTTGGAAAAAACGGCTTACCTTAAGCTCTTCGGAAAACTGTTGGGAAAAGAGAAAGAAGCGGACGATATCTATGGAAACGTAGAAAAAAATTATGTTGATTTAAAGCAGCTCGCTCAAAAAGCCAAAGAAAAACCGACCGTTCTTGCCAATGAAATGTATGGCGATGTTTGGTATCTGCCGGGTGGAAGAACAGCGGCAGCCCATTTTATTTCAGATGCCAATGCCTACTATATTTTGAAAAACAATACGGAAGAAAAAGCCGTAACCATGAGCTTTGAGGAAGTGTTTGCCAAGTCAGGCAGCGTACAGTACTGGATCAATGCCGGAAATCATACTTCTAAAAAAGAGATGCTCGGGATGAATCCTTTCTACGGCAAGCTGAATGTTTTCAATAAAGGGAAAATCTATGTCATCACCGGTAAGGAACGCGGGCAGGCCAACGATTTTTTCGAAAGTGGAGTAGTACGCTCGGATCTTGTTTTAAAAGATTATATTAAAATTTTCCATCCGGAATTATTGCCGGGCTATCAGCTTACTTACATGAAAGAGCTGAAATAATCAGACTATTTGCTTACTTTTGCTTTTCATTTTACAGAAATTATGTGGAAGAGAATTAAACAGATTATATTCATTATCCTGATCCTGAATGTTGTTTTTATCGTCTGGGGAAGGTTCTTCAACCCGCCGATTACCCTTACCCAGATCGGAGGGCTTTTTGAATACGGAAGATTGCAGCGGGATTATATCTCCTATGATGAAATGGGAAGCAATGTAAAAAAGGCAGTTATCGCTTCGGAAGACCAGAAATTTTTCGTTCATGACGGCTTCGATTACAAAGCGATTGAAAAAGCCATGAAAAATAATGAGAAAGGCAAAAAACTACGCGGCGGAAGTACCATTTCCCAGCAGACCGCTAAGAATATCTTCCTGTGGCAGGGCAGAAGCTGGCTGAGAAAAGGCCTGGAAGCCATGTATACCTTCATCATCGAAAAGGTCTGGAGCAAAGATATTATCCTTGAAAGATACCTGAATTCCATTGAAATGGGGCAGGGGGTTTTCGGGATAGAAGCAGCATCACAGTATTATTTCGGCAAATCTTCCAAAAATCTTACTACCTCTGAAGCTGCCTGGATTGCCGCAGTTCTGCCCAACCCGAAGAAGTATGATCCGAAAAATCCTTCAGCTTATCTGAGAAAGAAGCACAATTGGATCATGAGACAAATGAGGAATGTAAGTTTGAAATAGTATCTTTGTACCAATGAAATTCTTCAACGCCGGTACAAATTTCGAATCCGTTCTTAAAAAATACTTTTCTTTTAAGAATGAAACCCTTTCTTTGGATCCGCTCGCGGAACTTTTGGAAGGGATAAAGAACGCTGATTTTAAAGATGCGCTCAGCTTTTTCAGGAATAATCCGGAGATTACAGAACATTTTGCCTATTATCTGCATCACATTTTCGAAGGAAAGCCTTTCAACCTGTCTCTTACGGAAGCCAACATTCTGTCGGAAAATGCTTTTATTCCTGAATTAAAAAAGAGAATTCTAAATAAAATCTTACCGCCCGTCGTAAACGAAAATACGGTCTGGTACATGATCGACAACGTAAGCGTAAGGCCGCGAAGCGATCTGAAGTATTTTCACAACCTTCCGGAAGAGGAAATCAGCGAACTGTTCAGGCTGCTCCGAATTGATGACTTTATCACAGAACCGGAGGTGAAAAAGGAAATGCTGTTCTCAATGAACATTCTTTCCTGGCGGGTAACGGGAGCTGCGATGGAAGTGGAAGTAGTACGGATGGCTCCACAATACAGGAATTTCGACAATCCGTTCCTGGCCTTGCAGAATGAGCTGGAAGGGCTTGCTGA from Chryseobacterium sp. SORGH_AS_0447 includes these protein-coding regions:
- a CDS encoding RHS repeat domain-containing protein is translated as MLDHLGTATFVTNSHGDATQFFLNLPFGETMLEQMDGSYNNPYKFNAKELDEDTGLYYYGARYYNPRLSIWYGVDPLAIYNPVMERQFYGD
- a CDS encoding ABC transporter substrate-binding protein; translation: MKSRILLLTAFLTLTSCKREQKISAPEAVSVSSLVQYQENQGGVHLKSGNFTYDIKKNQIPFKKIILLNASMAGYIGELHAENLIIGVSSPEYIYSDKIQNLLKQGKIQNVGSEQKYDVEKIISLKPDAIFTNHIASFDNTYQLFKNNGIQVIFLDEYLEQNPLEKTAYLKLFGKLLGKEKEADDIYGNVEKNYVDLKQLAQKAKEKPTVLANEMYGDVWYLPGGRTAAAHFISDANAYYILKNNTEEKAVTMSFEEVFAKSGSVQYWINAGNHTSKKEMLGMNPFYGKLNVFNKGKIYVITGKERGQANDFFESGVVRSDLVLKDYIKIFHPELLPGYQLTYMKELK
- the mtgA gene encoding monofunctional biosynthetic peptidoglycan transglycosylase — protein: MWKRIKQIIFIILILNVVFIVWGRFFNPPITLTQIGGLFEYGRLQRDYISYDEMGSNVKKAVIASEDQKFFVHDGFDYKAIEKAMKNNEKGKKLRGGSTISQQTAKNIFLWQGRSWLRKGLEAMYTFIIEKVWSKDIILERYLNSIEMGQGVFGIEAASQYYFGKSSKNLTTSEAAWIAAVLPNPKKYDPKNPSAYLRKKHNWIMRQMRNVSLK